One region of Bradyrhizobium betae genomic DNA includes:
- the nuoK gene encoding NADH-quinone oxidoreductase subunit NuoK, which produces MTIGLGHYLAVGAILFTLGILGIFLNRKNIIVILMSIELILLAVNINLVAFSTFLGDIVGQVFALLVLTVAAAEAAIGLAILVVYFRNRGSIAVEDVNLMKG; this is translated from the coding sequence ATGACGATCGGGCTCGGACATTACCTGGCGGTCGGCGCGATCCTGTTCACGCTCGGGATCCTCGGCATCTTCCTGAACCGCAAGAACATCATCGTCATCCTGATGTCGATCGAGCTGATCCTGCTCGCGGTCAACATCAACCTCGTCGCATTCTCGACCTTCCTCGGCGACATCGTCGGCCAGGTCTTTGCGCTGCTGGTTCTGACCGTTGCGGCTGCTGAAGCCGCGATCGGTCTCGCCATCCTGGTGGTCTATTTCCGCAACCGCGGCTCGATCGCGGTTGAGGACGTCAATCTGATGAAGGGCTGA
- a CDS encoding NADH-quinone oxidoreductase subunit M, protein MTTWPILSVTTFLPLVGALIVYLSRGDDEAARRNSRWIALWTTLITFAVSVLLVLRFDPSNPDFQFVEKANWLATGITYHMGVDGISLPLVILTTAIMPFCIIASWKSVTSRVREYMMAFLILETLMIGTFSALDLVLFYLFFEGGLIPMFLIIGIWGGPRRVYASFKFFLYTFLGSVLMLLAIMALYWNGGTTDIPTLMHTAVPRGLQTWAWLAFFASFAVKMPMWPVHTWLPDAHVEAPTAGSVVLAAIMLKMGGYGFLRFSLPMFPLASHDFAPLMFTLSAIAIIYTSLVALMQEDMKKLIAYSSVAHMGFVTMGIFAGTMQGVAGGVFQMISHGIVSGALFLCVGVVYDRMHTREIAAYGGLVNRMPLYALAFMVFTMANVGLPGTSGFVGEFLTLLGTFKVSIPTAFFATFGVIFSACYALWLYRKVVFGALVKPSLMSMKDLTFRECVTLFPLLALTILFGVWPKPVLDMSAASVQQLVNNYNTAVTAVKAAALLP, encoded by the coding sequence ATGACGACCTGGCCCATTCTTTCGGTCACGACGTTCCTGCCGCTGGTCGGTGCGCTGATCGTCTATCTCAGCCGTGGCGATGACGAGGCCGCCCGGCGCAATTCACGCTGGATCGCGCTCTGGACCACGCTGATCACCTTCGCGGTGTCGGTGCTCCTGGTGCTGCGCTTCGATCCGTCCAACCCGGACTTCCAGTTCGTCGAGAAGGCGAACTGGCTGGCGACCGGCATCACCTACCACATGGGCGTGGACGGCATTTCGCTGCCGCTGGTGATCCTGACCACCGCGATCATGCCGTTCTGCATCATCGCGAGCTGGAAGTCGGTCACGAGCCGGGTCCGCGAATACATGATGGCGTTCCTGATCCTGGAAACGCTGATGATCGGCACCTTCTCGGCGCTCGATCTCGTGCTGTTCTACCTGTTCTTCGAGGGCGGCCTGATCCCGATGTTCCTGATCATCGGCATCTGGGGCGGTCCGCGCCGGGTCTACGCCTCGTTCAAGTTCTTCCTCTATACGTTCCTCGGCTCGGTGCTGATGCTGCTCGCCATCATGGCGCTTTACTGGAACGGCGGCACCACTGACATCCCGACCCTGATGCACACGGCCGTGCCGCGCGGCTTGCAGACCTGGGCGTGGCTGGCCTTCTTCGCCTCCTTCGCGGTGAAGATGCCGATGTGGCCGGTGCACACTTGGCTCCCCGACGCGCACGTCGAGGCGCCGACGGCCGGCTCGGTGGTCCTGGCCGCGATCATGCTGAAGATGGGCGGCTACGGCTTCCTGCGCTTCTCGCTGCCGATGTTCCCGCTGGCTTCGCACGACTTCGCGCCGCTGATGTTCACGCTCTCCGCCATCGCTATCATCTACACCTCGCTGGTGGCGTTGATGCAGGAGGACATGAAGAAGCTGATCGCGTACTCCTCGGTCGCGCATATGGGCTTCGTCACCATGGGCATCTTCGCCGGCACCATGCAGGGCGTCGCGGGCGGCGTGTTCCAGATGATCTCGCACGGCATCGTCTCCGGCGCGCTATTCCTCTGCGTCGGCGTCGTCTACGACCGCATGCACACCCGCGAGATCGCGGCCTATGGCGGCCTCGTCAACCGGATGCCGCTCTACGCGCTGGCCTTCATGGTCTTCACCATGGCCAATGTCGGTCTGCCCGGCACCTCCGGCTTCGTCGGCGAGTTCCTGACGTTGCTCGGCACCTTCAAGGTCTCGATCCCGACCGCGTTCTTCGCCACCTTCGGCGTGATCTTCTCGGCCTGCTACGCGCTGTGGCTCTACCGCAAGGTCGTGTTCGGCGCGCTGGTCAAGCCGTCGCTGATGAGCATGAAGGATCTCACCTTCCGTGAGTGCGTGACGCTGTTCCCGCTGCTCGCGCTGACGATCCTGTTCGGCGTCTGGCCGAAGCCGGTGCTGGACATGTCGGCCGCCTCGGTCCAGCAACTCGTCAACAATTACAACACCGCTGTGACGGCCGTGAAGGCCGCCGCGCTGCTCCCGTGA
- a CDS encoding NADH-quinone oxidoreductase subunit J: MILPALFFYLFAGVCVASAVMVIVSRNPVHSVLYLILAFVNASGLFVLMGAEFLAMILIVVYVGAVAVLFLFVIMMLDVDFVELREGFIQYLPVGVVIGGIFLFELLLTVGAWVINPSVSKTITAPIPTNVSNTEALGLVLYTKYVHYFQLSGMVLLVAMIGAIVLTLRHKASVKRQDINVQNARTPEMAMAMRKVAPGQGLQDSDAAEWVK; the protein is encoded by the coding sequence ATGATCCTTCCCGCGCTGTTCTTCTATCTCTTCGCCGGCGTCTGTGTCGCCTCGGCGGTGATGGTGATTGTCTCGCGCAATCCCGTGCACTCCGTGCTGTACCTGATCCTGGCCTTCGTCAACGCCTCCGGCCTGTTCGTGCTGATGGGCGCCGAATTCCTCGCGATGATCCTGATCGTCGTCTATGTCGGCGCCGTCGCGGTGCTGTTCCTGTTCGTGATCATGATGCTCGACGTCGACTTCGTCGAGCTGCGCGAAGGCTTCATCCAGTATCTGCCGGTCGGTGTCGTGATTGGCGGCATCTTCCTGTTCGAGCTGCTGCTGACCGTCGGCGCCTGGGTCATCAACCCCAGCGTCAGCAAGACCATTACGGCGCCGATCCCGACCAACGTCTCGAACACCGAGGCGCTTGGCCTCGTGCTCTATACGAAGTACGTCCACTACTTCCAGCTCTCGGGCATGGTGCTGCTGGTCGCCATGATCGGTGCCATCGTGCTGACGCTGCGGCACAAGGCGAGCGTGAAGCGGCAGGACATCAACGTTCAGAACGCGCGCACGCCGGAGATGGCGATGGCGATGCGCAAGGTCGCGCCGGGGCAGGGGCTCCAGGACAGCGACGCGGCGGAGTGGGTGAAATGA
- the nuoL gene encoding NADH-quinone oxidoreductase subunit L, which yields MVQAIVFLPLLGAVLAGLIALFGAHARNPSGDTVEHHDDHGHGDAHAAAAHDHGHDDHGHDDHGHDDHHVSEPPAAGSRGAELITTALLFVSAALSWMTLVDVGFMHHDVRIQLLPWIFSGDLQVWWTLRVDTLTAVMLVVVTTVSSLVHLYSIGYMDEDPNRPRFFGYLSLFTFAMLMLVTADNLVQLFFGWEGVGLASYLLIGFWYQKPSANAAAIKAFVVNRVGDFGFSLGIFAIFYLTSSTDFETIFHQAPSLTGKTINLFGWHADALTLTCLFLFMGAMGKSAQFLLHTWLPDAMEGPTPVSALIHAATMVTAGVFMVARLSPLFELAPNAQAVVMFFGATTAFFAATVGLVQNDIKRIVAYSTCSQLGYMFVAMGAGAYSVGMFHLFTHAFFKALLFLGSGSVIYAMHHEQDIRNMGGLWKKIPYTYAVMVVGTLALTGFPLTAGYFSKDAIIEAAYASHNPFAIYGFLMTIIAAGLTSFYSWRLIFKTFHGEPHDEHHYEAAHEAPIWMLIPIGVLAVGSFVAGLPFKELFAGQGIEEFFRESVKMNPHIIEEMHHIPEHIAFLPTVMMVLGFLVSYLFYIRRPYLPVELANTQPMLYKFLLNKWYFDELYDLIFVRPAKWIGYQLWKKGDGFIIDGLGPDGVSARVLDVTRNVVKLQTGYLYHYAFAMLIGAAGLITWFMFGFGGQ from the coding sequence ATGGTCCAGGCAATCGTTTTTCTGCCTCTGCTGGGCGCCGTTCTGGCTGGCCTGATCGCGCTGTTCGGCGCGCATGCCCGTAACCCCTCAGGCGACACGGTCGAGCATCACGACGACCACGGTCATGGCGACGCCCATGCGGCGGCCGCCCACGACCATGGCCATGACGATCATGGTCACGACGACCACGGCCATGACGACCATCACGTCTCCGAGCCGCCGGCGGCGGGCTCGCGCGGCGCCGAGCTGATCACCACGGCATTGCTGTTCGTCTCGGCCGCGCTGTCCTGGATGACGCTGGTCGATGTCGGCTTCATGCACCACGATGTCAGGATCCAGCTTTTGCCCTGGATCTTCTCGGGCGACCTCCAGGTCTGGTGGACGCTGCGGGTCGACACGCTCACCGCCGTGATGCTGGTGGTGGTGACCACCGTGTCCTCGCTCGTGCATCTCTATTCCATCGGCTACATGGACGAGGATCCGAACCGGCCGCGCTTCTTCGGCTATCTCAGCCTGTTCACCTTCGCCATGCTGATGCTGGTGACCGCGGACAATCTGGTGCAGCTGTTCTTCGGCTGGGAAGGCGTGGGTCTGGCCAGCTACCTGCTGATCGGCTTCTGGTACCAGAAGCCGTCGGCGAACGCCGCGGCGATCAAGGCCTTCGTGGTCAACCGCGTCGGCGACTTTGGTTTCTCGCTCGGCATCTTCGCAATCTTCTACCTGACGAGTTCGACGGATTTCGAGACCATCTTCCACCAGGCGCCGAGCCTCACCGGCAAGACCATCAACTTGTTCGGCTGGCATGCCGACGCGCTGACGCTGACCTGCCTGTTCCTGTTCATGGGCGCGATGGGCAAGTCGGCGCAGTTCCTGCTGCACACCTGGTTGCCAGACGCGATGGAAGGCCCGACGCCGGTGTCGGCGCTGATCCACGCCGCGACCATGGTCACTGCCGGCGTCTTCATGGTGGCCCGCCTGTCGCCGCTGTTCGAGCTGGCGCCGAACGCGCAGGCCGTCGTGATGTTCTTCGGCGCGACCACCGCGTTCTTCGCGGCGACCGTCGGCCTCGTCCAGAACGACATCAAGCGCATTGTCGCCTACTCGACCTGTTCGCAGCTCGGCTACATGTTCGTGGCGATGGGGGCGGGGGCCTATTCGGTCGGCATGTTCCACCTGTTCACGCACGCCTTCTTCAAGGCGTTGCTGTTCCTGGGCTCCGGCTCGGTGATCTACGCGATGCACCACGAGCAGGACATCCGCAACATGGGCGGCCTCTGGAAGAAGATCCCCTACACCTATGCGGTGATGGTGGTCGGCACCCTGGCGCTGACCGGTTTCCCGCTGACCGCGGGCTATTTCTCCAAGGACGCGATCATCGAAGCCGCCTACGCCTCGCACAATCCGTTTGCGATCTACGGCTTCCTGATGACGATCATCGCCGCCGGCCTGACCTCGTTCTACTCTTGGCGCCTGATCTTCAAGACCTTCCACGGCGAGCCGCATGACGAGCATCACTATGAGGCCGCGCATGAGGCTCCGATCTGGATGCTGATCCCGATCGGCGTGCTCGCAGTCGGCTCCTTCGTCGCGGGCCTGCCGTTCAAGGAACTGTTCGCCGGTCAAGGCATCGAGGAGTTCTTCCGCGAGTCCGTGAAGATGAACCCGCACATCATCGAGGAGATGCACCACATCCCCGAGCACATCGCCTTCCTGCCGACGGTGATGATGGTGCTGGGCTTCCTGGTGTCGTACCTGTTCTACATCCGCCGGCCTTACTTGCCGGTCGAGCTCGCGAACACGCAGCCGATGCTGTACAAGTTCCTGCTCAACAAATGGTACTTCGACGAGCTGTACGACCTCATCTTCGTCCGTCCGGCGAAGTGGATCGGCTACCAGCTCTGGAAGAAGGGCGACGGCTTCATCATCGACGGCCTCGGCCCCGATGGCGTCTCCGCCCGCGTGCTGGACGTCACCCGCAACGTCGTCAAGCTCCAGACCGGCTATCTCTATCACTACGCCTTTGCCATGCTGATCGGCGCCGCCGGCCTGATCACCTGGTTCATGTTCGGCTTTGGAGGCCAGTAA